A window of the Penaeus monodon isolate SGIC_2016 chromosome 38, NSTDA_Pmon_1, whole genome shotgun sequence genome harbors these coding sequences:
- the LOC119596853 gene encoding uncharacterized protein LOC119596853 gives MEETRVATWNDSSEHDGSFTVKRLMLILARYSDFKASLLELLEKHNLHPREARGIISKNPSCFILECEIVRARLQLDLCPSHSGPEGCQKLGSCNKLHICPRYVHNLCSEKQCFLGHAWRTNHNNIVFTQIHIDTLPVAIIHMLVKLTTRPPQLSICKKYNNKQCNNSNCGKLHICAKSFLEEGRSRHKKCQLNHSLMTQQCQFLFRTHSIATNDSLKDVITSLVSASPDFSDSKPVTPPQGQKHNKVKENSNKQMGVPKNTGPADGSSASPVDLSTVKADASNNPIKAKQLNDVLPDSPKGVVKDASPDETHEKEPVKTKDFFIYKTCWSVDVLGNVNIPEICCDSVEGLCVKEATGCPRLHAPQHFHWQISDLVSPNWYNLPILHAKCLEFSYCDPAQDNITLPRLDPSTQSPPIDDLLPTLGRGVWKANFQKLELTTSLSDKKLQLRRLCTEPVADLNIMASNYIWYFLDDNNVWVPYGNNATKPYAESLSAKIEKHYLQNQSQKIKVIVNQHTYILDFLTMSQTNKETNKVRNVRRRPGHHLEEKKEKSLVPHTWTPMNPEMQMV, from the coding sequence ATGGAAGAAACTCGTGTAGCTACCTGGAACGATTCTTCTGAACACGATGGAAGTTTTACTGTAAAACGCTTGATGTTGATTCTTGCAAGATACTCGGATTTTAAGGCAAGTCTACTGGAACTTCTTGAGAAACATAACCTTCATCCCAGAGAGGCGCGAGGAATCATCTCCAAAAATCCCAGCTGTTTCATCCTGGAATGTGAAATAGTTCGAGCGAGACTCCAGCTGGATCTCTGTCCATCACATTCTGGGCCCGAAGGTTGTCAGAAATTAGGTTCCTGTAACAAGCTCCATATATGTCCAAGATATGTCCACAACTTGTGCTCAGAAAAGCAGTGCTTTCTAGGTCATGCATGGCGGACGAACCACAACAACATAGTCTTTACACAGATTCACATTGACACTCTTCCAGTAGCAATCATCCACATGCTAGTAAAATTAACAACTAGGCCACCTCAGTTAAGCATCTGCAAAAAGTATAATAACAAGCAATGTAACAACTCCAACTGCGGTAAACTCCACATCTGTGCTAAATCTTTcttggaagaaggaaggagtcgCCACAAGAAATGCCAACTGAATCACAGCTTAATGACTCAACAGTGTCAGTTCCTATTCAGAACCCACAGTATAGCGACAAATGACTCACTAAAAGATGTTATAACCAGTTTGGTAAGTGCCAGCCCTGACTTCTCTGATTCTAAACCTGTAACACCACCTCAGGGTCAAAAGcataataaagtaaaagaaaattcaaaCAAGCAAATGGGGGTACCAAAAAACACAGGTCCAGCAGATGGTAGCTCAGCCTCACCTGTAGATTTAAGCACTGTAAAGGCTGATGCTTCAAACAATCCAATAAAGGCAAAACAGTTAAACGATGTACTACCTGATAGTCCGAAAGGGGTAGTTAAAGATGCAAGCCCAGATGAAACCCATGAAAAGGAGCCTGtcaaaacaaaagatttttttatttataagacgTGTTGGTCTGTTGATGTCCTGGGGAATGTCAACATTCCAGAAATATGTTGCGATTCTGTAGAAGGTTTGTGTGTAAAGGAAGCTACTGGTTGCCCGCGACTCCATGCCCCCCAGCATTTCCACTGGCAAATTAGCGATTTAGTTTCCCCCAACTGGTACAACCTCCCAATCCTCCATGCGAAATGTCTTGAGTTTTCTTACTGTGATCCAGCACAAGATAATATTACTCTGCCTCGCTTGGACCCATCAACACAAAGTCCTCCCATTGATGACTTGCTGCCTACGTTAGGACGGGGTGTTTGGAAAGCAAACTTCCAGAAATTAGAACTTACAACCTCTCTGTCAGATAAGAAACTGCAGTTGCGAAGGCTTTGTACTGAGCCTGTTGCAGATCTAAACATTATGGCTAGCAATTACATCTGGTACTTTCTAGATGACAACAACGTTTGGGTTCCATATGGGAACAATGCAACAAAACCATATGCTGAAAGCTTGTCAGCAAAGATTGAAAAACATTATTTACAAAATCAGTCCCAGAAAATAAAGGTGATAGTTAATCAGCATACCTATATTTTAGACTTTCTCACAATGTCTCAGACAAATAAGGAAACGAACAAAGTCCGAAACGTTCGCCGGCGACCTGGCCATCAtcttgaagaaaagaaagagaaatcctTAGTACCTCACACATGGACTCCCATGAACCCTGAAATGCAAATGGTATAA